GGTACTCTGAGGAGTGGGAGTTGCAGGCATGGAGCTAGGGGTAGGTGTGGACGTTGCAGACTCAGGTGAAGTGGTGGGAGCTGCTGTTGTCTCTTGGGTAGTACTGAAAGTCTGAGTTGTCACAGTTTTACTTTCAGACTCAGTGGTACTCTGAGGGGTTGGGCTGATGAAGGTGGTGCCTGGGGTAGGTGTGGGTGTTGTAGTGGACTCAGGTGAAGTGGTGGGAGCTGCTGTTGTCTCTTGGGTAGTGCTGAAAGGCTCAGTTGTCACAGTTGTACTTTCAGACTCAGTGGTACTCCTAGGAGTGGGAGTTGTAGGTGTGGAGCTAGGGGTAGGTGTGGACGTTGCAGACTCAGGTGAAGCGGTGGCAGCTGTTGTTGTCTCTGGAGTAGTGATGAAAGGCTCAGTTGTCACAGTTGTACTTTCAGATTCAGTGGCACTCTGAGGAGTGGGAGTGGTAGGCATGGAGCTAGGGGTAGGTGTGGGTGTTGTAGAGGACTCAGGTGAAGTGGTGGGAGCTGCTGTTGTCTCTTGGGTAGTGCTGAAAGACTCAGTTGTCACAGTTGTACTTTCAGACTCAGTGGTACTCTGAGGGGTTGGGCTGATGAAGGTGGTGCCTGGGGTAGGTGTGGGTGTTGTAGAAGACTCAGGTGAAGTGGTGGCAGCTGCTGTTGTCTCTTGAGCAGTGCTGAAAGGCTCAGTTGTCACAGTTGTACTTTCAGACTCAGTGGTACTCTGAGGAGTGGGAGTTGTAGGCATGGAGCTAGGGGTAGGTGTGAGTGTTGTAGAAGACTCAGCCAAAGTGGGGGGAGCTGCTGTTCTCTCTTGGGTAGTGCTGAAAGGCTCAGTTGTCACAGTTGTACTTTCAGACTCCGTGGTACTCTGAGGAGTGGAAGTTGTAGGTGTGGAGCTAGGGGTAGGTGTGGACGTTGCAGACTCAGGTGAAGTGGTGGCAGCTGTTGTTGTCTCTGGAGTAGTGCTGAAAGGCTCAGTTGTCACAGTTGTACTTTCAGACTCAGTAGTACTCTGAGGGCTGGGGCTGGTGAAGGTGGTGCCTGGGGTAGCTGTGCGTGTTGTAGAGGACTCAGGTGAAGTGGTAGGTGCTGCGGTTGTCTCTTGGGTAGTACTGAAATGCTCAGTTGTCACAGTTGTACCTTCAGACCCAGTGGTAATCTGAGGTCTTGGGCTGGTGAAGGTGGTGCCTGGGGTAGGTATGGGTGTTGTAGAGGATTCAGGGGAAGTGGTGCCAGCTGCTGTTGTCTCTTGGGCAGTGCTGAAAGGCTCAGTTGTCACAGTTGTACTTTCAGACTCAGTGGTACTCTGAGGGGTTGGGCTGGTGAAGGTGGTGCCTGGGGTAGGTGTGAGTGTTGTAGAGGACTCAGGTGAAGTGGTGGCAGCTGCTGTTGTCTCTTGGGTAGTGCTGAAAGGCTCAGTTGTCACAGTTGTACTTTGAGATTCAGTGGCACTCTGCGGAGTGGGAGTGGTAGGCATGGAGCTAGGGGTAGGTGTGGGTGTTGTAGAGGACTCAGGTGAAGTGGTGGGAGCTGCTGTTGTCTCTTGGGTAGTGCTGAAAGGCTCAGTTGTCACAGTTGTACTTTCAGACTCAGTGGTACTCTGAGGGGTTGGGCTGATGAAGGTGGTGCCTGGGGTAGGTGTGGGTGTTGTAGAAGACTCAGGTGAAGTGGTGGGAGCTGCTGTTGTCTCTTGGGCAGTGCTGAAAGGCTCAGTTGTCACAGTTGTACTTTCAGACTCAGTGGTACTCTGAGGGGTTGGGCTGGTGAAGGTGGTGCCTGGGGTAGGTGTGAGTGTTGTAGAGGACTCAGGTGAAGTGGTGGCCGCTGCTGTTGTCTCTTGGGTAGTGCTGAAAGGCTCAGATGTCACAGTTGTACTTTCAGACTGAGTGGTACTCTGAGGAGTGGGAGTTGTAGGCATGGTGCTAGGGGTAGGTGTGGGTGTTGTAGAGGACTCAGGTGAAGTGGTGGGAGCTGCTGTTGTCTCTTGGGTAGTGCTGAAAGGCTTAGTTGTCAAAGTTGTACTTTCAGACTCAGTGATACTCTGAGGGCTGGGGCTGGTGAAGGTGGTGCCTGGGGTAGGTGTGGGTGTTGTAGAGGACTCAGGTGAAGTTGTGGCAGCTGCTGTTGTCTCTTGAGCAGTGCTGAAAGGCTCAGTTGTCGCAGTTGTACTTTCAGACTCAGTGGTACTCTGAGGTGTTGGGCTGATGAAGGTGGTGCCTGGGGTAGGTGTGGGTGTTGTAGAGGACTGAGTTGAAGTGGTGGCCACTGCTGTTAACTCTTGGGCAGTGCTGAAAGGCTCAGTTGTCACAGTTGTACTTTCAGACTCAGTGGTACTCTGAGGAGTGGGAGTTGTAGGTGTGGAGCTAGGGGTAGGTGTGGACGTTGCAGACTCAGGTGAAGTGGTGGCAGCTGCTGTTGTCTCTTGGGTAGTGCTGAAAGGCTCAGTTGTCAAACTTGTACTTTCAGAGTCAGTGGTACTCTGAGTGGTAGGTATGGTGAAGGTGGTGCCTGGGGTAGGTGTGGGTGTTGTAGAGGGCTCAGGTGAAGTGGTGGGAGCTGCTGTTGTCTCTTGGGTAGTGCTGAAAGGCTCAGTTGTCACAGTTGTACTTTCAGACTCAGTGGTACTCTGAGGAGCGGGAGTTGCAGGCATGGAGCTAGGGGTACGTGTGGGTGTTGTAGAAGACTCAGGTGAAGTGGTGGGAGCTGCTGTTCTCTCTTGGGTAGTGCTGAAAGGCTCAGTTGTCAAAGTTGTACTTTCAGACTCAGTGGTACTCTGAGGGGTTGGGCTGGTGAAGGTGGTGCCTGGGGTAGGTGTGGGTGTTGTAGAGGACTCAGTTGAAGTGGTGGCAGCTGCTGTTGTCTCTTGAGCAGTGCTGAAAGGCTCAGTTGTCACAGTTGTACTTTCAGACTCAGTGGTACTCTGAGGGGTTGGGCTGATGAAGGTGGTGCCTGGGGTAGGTGTGGGTGTTGTAGAGGACTCAGGTGAAGTGGTGGCAGCTGCTGTTGTCTCTTGGGTAGTGCTGAAAGGCTCAGTTGTCACAGTTGTACCTTCAGACTCAGTTGTACTCCGAGGAGTGGGAGTTGTAGGTGTGTAGCTAGGGGCAGGTGTGGACGTTGCAGACTCAGGTGAAGTGGTGGCAGCTGTTGTTGTCTCTGGAGTAGTGCTGAAAGGCTCAGTTGTCACAGTTGTACTTTCAGACTCAGTGGTACTCTGAGGAGTGGGAGTTGTAGGTGTGGAGCTAGGGGTAGGTGTGGACGTTGCAGACTCAGGTGAAGTGGTGGGAGCTGCTGTTGTCTCTTGGGTAGTACTGAAAGTCTGAGTTGTCACAGTTTTACTTTCAGACTCAGTGGTACTCTGAGGGGTTGGGCTGATGAAGGTGGTGCCTGGGGTAGGTGTGGGTGTTGTAGTGGACTCAGGTGAAGTGGTGGGAGCTGCTGTTGTCTCTTGGGCAGTGCTGAAAGGCTCAGTTGTCACAGTTGTACTTTCAGACTCAGTGGTACTCCTAGGAGTGGGAGTTGTAGGTGTGGAGCTAGGGGTAGGTGTGGACGTTGCAGACTCAGGTGAAGCGGTGGCAGCTGTTGTTGTCTCTGGAGTAGTGATGAAAGGCTCAGTTGTCACAGTTGTACTTTCAGATTCAGTGGCACTCTGAGGAGTGGGAGTGGTAGGCATGGAGCTAGGGGTAGGTGTGGGTGTTGTAGAGGACTCAGGTGAAGTGGTGGGAGCTGCTGTTGTCTCTTGGGTAGTGCTGAAAGACTCAGTTGTCACAGTTGTACTTTCAGACTCAGTGGTACTCTGAGGGGTTGGGCTGATGAAGGTGGTGCCTGGGGTAGGTGTGGGTGTTGTAGAAGACTCAGGTGAAGTGGTGGCAGCTGCTGTTGTCTCTTGAGCAGTGCTGAAAGGCTCAGTTGTCACAGTTGTACTTTCAGACTCAGTGGTACTCTGAGGAGTGGGAGTTGTAGGCATGGAGCTAGGGGTAGGTGTGAGTGTTGTAGAAGACTCAGCCAAAGTGGGGGGAGCTGCTGTTCTCTCTTGGGTAGTGCTGAAAGGCTCAGTTGTCACAGTTGTACTTTCAGACTCCGTGGTACTCTGAGGAGTGGAAGTTGTAGGTGTGGAGCTAGGGGTAGGTGTGGACGTTGCAGACTCAGGTGAAGTGGTGGCAGCTGTTGTTGTCTCTGGAGTAGTGCTGAAAGGCTCAGTTGTCACAGTTGTACTTTCAGACTCAGTAGTACTCTGAGGGCTGGGGCTGGTGAAGGTGGTGCCTGGGGTAGCTGTGCGTGTTGTAGAGGACTCAGGTGAAGTGGTAGGTGCTGCGGTTGTCTCTTGGGTAGTACTGAAATGCTCAGTTGTCACAGTTGTACCTTCAGACCCAGTGGTAATCTGAGGTCTTGGGCTGGTGAAGGTGGTGCCTGGGGTAGGTATGGGTGTTGTAGAGGATTCAGGGGAAGTGGTGCCAGCTGCTGTTGTCTCTTGGGCAGTGCTGAAAGGCTCAGTTGTCACAGTTGTACTTTCAGACTCAGTGGTACTCTGAGGGGTTGGGCTGGTGAAGGTGGTGCCTGGGGTAGGTGTGGGTGTTGTAGAGGACTGAGTTGAAGTGGTGGCCACTGCTGTTATCTCTTGGGCAGTGCTGAAAGGCTCAGTTGTCACAGTTGTACTTTCAGACTCAGTGGTACTCTGAGGAGTGGGAGTTGTAGGTGTGGAGCTAGGGGTAGGTGTGGACGTTGCAGACTCAGGTGAAGTGGTGGCAGCTGCTGTTGTCTCTTGGGTAGTGCTGAAAGGCTCAGTTGTCAAACTTGTACTTTCAGAGTCAGTGGTACTCTGAGTGGTAGGTATGGTGAAGGTGGTGCCTGGGGTAGGTGTGGGTGTTGTAGAGGGCTCAGGTGAAGTGGTGGGAGCTGCTGTTGTCTCTTGGGTAGTGCTGAAAGGCTCAGTTGTCACAGTTGTACTTTCAGACTCAGTGGTACTCTGAGGAGCGGGAGTTGCAGGCATGGAGCTAGGGGTACGTGTGGGTGTTGTAGAAGACTCAGGTGAAGTGGTGGGAGCTGCTGTTCTCTCTTGGGTAGTGCTGAAAGGCTCAGTTGTCAAAGTTGTACTTTCAGACTCAGTGGTACTCTGAGGGGTTGGGCTGGTGAAGGTGGTGCCTGGGGTAGGTGTGGGTGTTGTAGAGGACTCAGTTGAAGTGGTGGCAGCTGCTGTTGTCTCTTGAGCAGTGCTGAAAGGCTCAGTTGTCACAGTTGTACTTTCAGACTCAGTGGTACTCTGAGGGGTTGGGCTGATGAAGGTGGTGCCTGGGGTAGGTGTGGGTGTTGTAGAGGACTCAGGTGAAGTGGTGGCAGCTGCTGTTGTCTCTTGGGTAGTGCTGAAAGGCTCAGTTGTCACAGTTGTACCTTCAGACTCAGTTGTACTCCGAGGAGTGGGAGTTGTAGGTGTGTAGCTAGGGGCAGGTGTGGACGTTGCAGACTCAGGTGAAGTGGTGGCAGCTGTTGTTGTCTCTGGAGTAGTGCTGAAAGGCTCAGTTGTCACAGTTGTACTTTCAGACTCAGTGGTACTCTGAGGAGTGGGAGTTGTAGGTGTGGAGCTAGGGGTAGGTGTGGACGTTGCAGACTCAGGTGAAGTGGTGGGAGCTGCTGTTGTCTCTTGGGTAGTACTGAAAGTCTGAGTTGTCACAGTTTTACTTTCAGACTCAGTGGTACTCTGAGGGGTTGGGCTGATGAAGGTGGTGCCTGGGGTAGGTGTGGGTGTTGTAGTGGACTCAGGTGAAGTGGTGGGAGCTGCTGTTGTCTCTTGGGCAGTGCTGAAAGGCTCAGTTGTCACAGTTGTACTTTCAGACTCAGTGGTACTCCTAGGAGTGGGAGTTGTAGGTGTGGAGCTAGGGGTAGGTGTGGACGTTGCAGACTCAGGTGAAGCGGTGGCAGCTGTTGTTGTCTCTGGAGTAGTGATGAAAGGCTCAGTTGTCACAGTTGTACTTTCAGATTCAGTGGCACTCTGAGGAGTGGGAGTGGTAGGCATGGAGCTAGGGGTAGGTGTGGGTGTTGTAGAGGACTCAGGTGAAGTGGTGGGAGCTGCTGTTGTCTCTTGGGTAGTGCTGAAAGACTCAGTTGTCACAGTTGTACTTTCAGACTCAGTGGTACTCTGAGGGGTTGGGCTGATGAAGGTGGTGCCTGGGGTAGGTGTGGGTGTTGTAGAAGACTCAGGTGAAGTGGTGGCAGCTGCTGTTGTCTCTTGAGCAGTGCTGAAAGGCTCAGTTGTCACAGTTGTACTTTCAGACTCAGTGGTACTCTGAGGAGTGGGAGTTGTAGGCATGGAGCTAGGGGTAGGTGTGAGTGTTGTAGAAGACTCAGCCAAAGTGGGGGGAGCTGCTGTTCTCTCTTGGGTAGTGCTGAAAGGCTCAGTTGTCACAGTTGTACTTTCAGACTCCGTGGTACTCTGAGGAGTGGAAGTTGTAGGTGTGGAGCTAGGGGTAGGTGTGGACGTTGCAGACTCAGGTGAAGTGGTGGCAGCTGTTGTTGTCTCTGGAGTAGTGCTGAAAGGCTCAGTTGTCACAGTTGTACTTTCAGACTCAGTAGTACTCTGAGGGCTGGGGCTGGTGAAGGTGGTGCCTGGGGTAGCTGTGCGTGTTGTAGAGGACTCAGGTGAAGTGGTAGGTGCTGCGGTTGTCTCTTGGGTAGTACTGAAATGCTCAGTTGTCACAGTTGTACCTTCAGACCCAGTGGTAATCTGAGGTCTTGGGCTGGTGAAGGTGGTGCCTGGGGTAGGTATGGGTGTTGTAGAGGATTCAGGGGAAGTGGTGCCAGCTGCTGTTGTCTCTTGGGCAGTGCTGAAAGGCTCAGTTGTCACAGTTGTACTTTCAGACTCAGTGGTACTCTGAGGGGTTGGGCTGGTGAAGGTGGTGCCTGGGGTAGGTGTGAGTGTTGTAGAGGACTCAGGTGAAGTGGTGGCAGCTGCTGTTGTCTCTTGGGTAGTGCTGAAAGGCTCAGTTGTCACAGTTGTACTTTCAGACTCAGTGGTACTCTGAGGGGTTGGGCTGATGAAGGTGGTGCCTGGGGTAGGTGTGGGTGTTGTAGAGGACTCAGGTGAAGTGGTGGGAGCTGCTGTTGTCTCTTGGGTAGTGCTGAAAGGCTCAGTTGTCACAGTTGTACCTTCAGACTCAGTTGTACTCCGAGGAGTGGGAGTTGTAGGTGTGTAGCTAGGGGCAGGTGTGGACGTTGCAGACTCAGGTGAAGTGGTGGCAGCTGTTGTTGTCTCTGGAGTAGTGCTGAAAGGCTCAGTTGTCACAGTTGTACTTTCAGACTCAGTAGTACTCTGAGGGCTGGGGCTGGTGAAGGTGGTGCCTGGGGTAGCTGTGCGTGTTGTAGAGGACTCAGGTGAAGTGGTAGGTGCTGCGGTTGTCTCTTGGGTAGTACTGAAATGCTCAGTTGTCACAGTTGTACCTTCAGACCCAGTGGTAATCTGAGGTCTTGGGCTGGTGAAGGTGGTGCCTGGGGTAGGTATGGGTGTTGTAGAGGATTCAGGGGAAGTGGTGCCAGCTGCTGTTGTCTCTTGGGCAGTGCTGAAAGGCTCAGTTGTCACAGTTGTACTTTCAGACTCAGTGGTACTCTGAGGGGTTGGGCTGGTGAAGGTGGTGCCTGGGGTAGGTGTGAGTGTTGTAGAGGACTCAGGTGAAGTGGTGGCAGCTGCTGTTGTCTCTTGGGTAGTGCTGAAAGGCTCAGTTGTCACAGTTGTACTTTCAGACTCAGTGGTACTCTGAGGGGTTGGGCTGATGAAGGTGGTGCCTGGGGTAGGTGTGGGTGTTGTAGAGGACTCAGGTGAAGTGGTGGCAGCTGCTGTTGTCTCTTGGGTAGTGCTGAAAGGCTCAGTTGTCACAGTTGTACTTTCAGACTCAGTGGTACTCTGAGGAGTGGGAGTTGTAGGTGTGGAGCTAGGGGTAGGTGTGGACTTTGCAGACTCAGGTGAAGTGGTGGCAGCTGTTGTTGTCTCTGGAGTAGTGCTGAAAGGCTCAGTTGTCACAGTTGTACTTTCAGACTCAGTGGTACTCTGAGGGCTGGGGCTGGTGAAGGTGGTGCCTGGGGTAGGTATGGGTGTTGTAGAGGATTCAGGGGAAGTGGTGGGAGCTGCTGTTGTCTCTTGGGTAGTGCTGAAAGGCTCAGTTGTCACAGTTGTACTTTGAGATTCAGTGGCACTCTGAGGAGTGGGAGTGGTAGGCATGGAGCTAGGGGTAGGTGTGGGTGTTGTAGAAGACTCAGGTGAAGTGGTGGGAGCTGCTGTTGTCTCTTGGGTAGTGCTGAAAAGCTCAGTTGTCACAGTTGTACTTTCAGACTCAGTGGTACTCTGAGGGGTTGGGCTGATGAAGGTGGTGCCTGGGGTAGGTGTAGGTGTTGTAGAAGACTCAGGTGAAGTGGTGGGAGCTGCTGTTGTCTCTTGGGTAGTGCTGAAAGGCTCAGATGTCACAGTTGTACTTTCAGACTCAGTGGTACTCTGAGGAGTGGGAGTTGTAGGCATGGTGCTAGGGGTAGGTGTGGGTGTTGTAGAGGACTCAGGTGAAGTGGTGGGAGCTGCTGTTGTCTCTTGAGCAGTGCTGAAAGGCTCAGTTGTCAAAGTTGTACTTTCAGACTCAGTGGTACTCTGAGGACTGGGAGTTTCAGGCATGGAGCTAGGGGTAGGTGTGAGTGTTGTAGAAGACTCAGGTAAAGTGATGGGAGCTGCTGTTGTCTCTTGGGTAGTGCTGAAAGGCTCAGTTGTCACAGTTGTACTTTCAGACTCAGTGGTACTCTGAGGGGTTGGGCTGGTGAAGGTGGTGCCTGGGGTAGGTGTGTGTGTTGTAGAGGACTCAGGTGAAGTGGTGGCAGCTGCTGTTGTCTCTTGGGTAGTGGTGAAAGGCTCAGTTGTCAAAGTTGTTCTTTCAGACTCAGTGGTACTCTGAGGGGTTGGGCTGGTGAAGATGGTGCCTGGGGTAGGTGTGGGTGTTGTAGAGGACTCAGGTGAAGTGGTGGCAGCTGCTGTTGTCTCTTGGGTAGTGCTGAAAGGCTCAATTGTCACAGTTGTACCTTCAGACTCAGTTGTACTCTGAGGAGTGGGAGTTGTAGGTATGGAGCTAGGGGTAGGTGTGGGTGTTGTAGAGGACTCAGGTGAATTGGTGGCAGCTGTTGTTGTCTCTGGAGTAGTGCTGAAAGGCTCAGTTGTCACAGTTGTACTTTCAGACTCAGTGGTACTCTGAGGGGTGGGGCTGGTGAAGGTGGTTCCTGGGGTAGGTGTGGGTGTTGTAGAGGACTCAGGTGAAGTGGTAGGTGCTGCAGTTGTCTCTTGGGTAGTACTGAAATGCTCAGTTGTCACAGTTGTACCTTCAGACCCAGTGGTAATCTGAGGTCTTGGGCTGGTGAAGGTGGTGCCTGGGGTAGGTGTGGGTGTTGTAGAGGACTCAGGTGAAGTGGTGGCAGCTGCTGTTGTCTCTTGGATAGTGCTGAAAGGCTGAGTTGTCAAAGTTGTACTTTCAGACTCAGTGGCACTCTGAGGGGTTGGGCTGGTGAAGGTGGTCCCTGGGGTAGGTGTGGGTGTTGTAGAGGACTCAGGTGAAGTGGTGGGAGCTGCTGTTGTCTCTTGGGTAGTGCTGAAAGTCTCAGTTGTCACAGTTGTACTTTCAGCCTCAGTGGTACTCTGAGGAGTGGGAGTTGTAGGT
The DNA window shown above is from Notamacropus eugenii isolate mMacEug1 chromosome 2, mMacEug1.pri_v2, whole genome shotgun sequence and carries:
- the LOC140525723 gene encoding uncharacterized protein, whose product is MKTGVKDGFSSTQEKTIGIGSTGKTEGDNNSLTTHTNTKDTTKNITTIKKTTTDFNHTTTNITNGPTTFRDTIPGNPGTSRIVTLFPVSKGTRTAEETENIPGSAIQGTLEEGHLEAASNWKVSKAIPIPDSDSMSPKAQRIKGYDSTTTVTSQVVTITESTTAGEASSPGSSARATMSARFTLTNSGVQSSTRSDSTTTQTAKAVTTTQGKTVKGKGFRGTAQVPSTNSETTSKSHIFEKRNVSKGTNRMTKSNGSTSMKTAQNTTCPSTSTITTRSSSTTSTSPSSKTTIASESTTLTTNTVTPAQGTTTPINVSTGISPTSIASPGMTFTSPATVSTTESESTTLTTESFTSTQGTTAASTISCEISLTSTGTPENTFISPTPHSTTEGEGTSLTSEPVTPTQWTTSVLPTSPDTSPTSTGTPLTTSISLSPPSTTEAESTTVTTEPFSTTPETTTAATTSPESATSTPSPSSIPTTPTLQSTTESESTTLTTNTVTPTQGTTTPINVSTGISATSIPSPGTTFTSPATVSTTESESTTRIIESFTSTQGTTAASTTSSEISLTSTGTPENTFISSTPHSTTEGEGTSLTSEPITPTQWTTSVLPTSPDTSPTSTGTPLTTSISLSPPSTTESESTTVTTEPFSTTQETTAATTLPESSTIPISAPSTTFKSPSPQSTTGSQSTTVTIQLFSTTQETRTAATTSPGSSATSTPTSGTTFTSPTSQGTTEAESTTVTPESIRTTQETTTPPTTSPESSTTPTPTPGYTFTTQTPESTTESESTTVTTQPFSTTEEKTAAATTSRESSTTPTPIPISTPTIPTPQSTTESESTTMTTEPFRTTEETTAAPTTSPESSTTPTPTPGTTFTSPTPPSKTESESTTFTTEPFSTTPETTTAAITSPESATSTRTPSFTPTTPTPQSTTESESTTVTTEPFSTTQETTAAPTTSPESSTTPTAAPGTTFTSPSPQSATESESTTVTTEPFSTTQETTTAPTTSPESSTTPTPTPGTTFTTQTPESTTESESTTVTTQPFSTTEEKTAAATTSRESSTTPTPIPISTPTIPTPQSTTESESTTMTTEPFRTTEETTAAPTTSPESSKTPTPTPGTTFTSPTPQSTTESEGTTVTTESLITTPETTTAATTSPESTTSTPTPSSTPTTPTPQSTTEAESTTVTTETFSTTQETTAAPTTSPESSTTPTPTPGTTFTSPTPQSATESESTTLTTQPFSTIQETTAAATTSPESSTTPTPTPGTTFTSPRPQITTGSEGTTVTTEHFSTTQETTAAPTTSPESSTTPTPTPGTTFTSPTPQSTTESESTTVTTEPFSTTPETTTAATNSPESSTTPTPTPSSIPTTPTPQSTTESEGTTVTIEPFSTTQETTAAATTSPESSTTPTPTPGTIFTSPTPQSTTESERTTLTTEPFTTTQETTAAATTSPESSTTHTPTPGTTFTSPTPQSTTESESTTVTTEPFSTTQETTAAPITLPESSTTLTPTPSSMPETPSPQSTTESESTTLTTEPFSTAQETTAAPTTSPESSTTPTPTPSTMPTTPTPQSTTESESTTVTSEPFSTTQETTAAPTTSPESSTTPTPTPGTTFISPTPQSTTESESTTVTTELFSTTQETTAAPTTSPESSTTPTPTPSSMPTTPTPQSATESQSTTVTTEPFSTTQETTAAPTTSPESSTTPIPTPGTTFTSPSPQSTTESESTTVTTEPFSTTPETTTAATTSPESAKSTPTPSSTPTTPTPQSTTESESTTVTTEPFSTTQETTAAATTSPESSTTPTPTPGTTFISPTPQSTTESESTTVTTEPFSTTQETTAAATTSPESSTTLTPTPGTTFTSPTPQSTTESESTTVTTEPFSTAQETTAAGTTSPESSTTPIPTPGTTFTSPRPQITTGSEGTTVTTEHFSTTQETTAAPTTSPESSTTRTATPGTTFTSPSPQSTTESESTTVTTEPFSTTPETTTAATTSPESATSTPAPSYTPTTPTPRSTTESEGTTVTTEPFSTTQETTAAPTTSPESSTTPTPTPGTTFISPTPQSTTESESTTVTTEPFSTTQETTAAATTSPESSTTLTPTPGTTFTSPTPQSTTESESTTVTTEPFSTAQETTAAGTTSPESSTTPIPTPGTTFTSPRPQITTGSEGTTVTTEHFSTTQETTAAPTTSPESSTTRTATPGTTFTSPSPQSTTESESTTVTTEPFSTTPETTTAATTSPESATSTPTPSSTPTTSTPQSTTESESTTVTTEPFSTTQERTAAPPTLAESSTTLTPTPSSMPTTPTPQSTTESESTTVTTEPFSTAQETTAAATTSPESSTTPTPTPGTTFISPTPQSTTESESTTVTTESFSTTQETTAAPTTSPESSTTPTPTPSSMPTTPTPQSATESESTTVTTEPFITTPETTTAATASPESATSTPTPSSTPTTPTPRSTTESESTTVTTEPFSTAQETTAAPTTSPESTTTPTPTPGTTFISPTPQSTTESESKTVTTQTFSTTQETTAAPTTSPESATSTPTPSSTPTTPTPQSTTESESTTVTTEPFSTTPETTTAATTSPESATSTPAPSYTPTTPTPRSTTESEGTTVTTEPFSTTQETTAAATTSPESSTTPTPTPGTTFISPTPQSTTESESTTVTTEPFSTAQETTAAATTSTESSTTPTPTPGTTFTSPTPQSTTESESTTLTTEPFSTTQERTAAPTTSPESSTTPTRTPSSMPATPAPQSTTESESTTVTTEPFSTTQETTAAPTTSPEPSTTPTPTPGTTFTIPTTQSTTDSESTSLTTEPFSTTQETTAAATTSPESATSTPTPSSTPTTPTPQSTTESESTTVTTEPFSTAQEITAVATTSTQSSTTPTPTPGTTFTSPTPQSTTESESTTVTTEPFSTAQETTAAGTTSPESSTTPIPTPGTTFTSPRPQITTGSEGTTVTTEHFSTTQETTAAPTTSPESSTTRTATPGTTFTSPSPQSTTESESTTVTTEPFSTTPETTTAATTSPESATSTPTPSSTPTTSTPQSTTESESTTVTTEPFSTTQERTAAPPTLAESSTTLTPTPSSMPTTPTPQSTTESESTTVTTEPFSTAQETTAAATTSPESSTTPTPTPGTTFISPTPQSTTESESTTVTTESFSTTQETTAAPTTSPESSTTPTPTPSSMPTTPTPQSATESESTTVTTEPFITTPETTTAATASPESATSTPTPSSTPTTPTPRSTTESESTTVTTEPFSTAQETTAAPTTSPESTTTPTPTPGTTFISPTPQSTTESESKTVTTQTFSTTQETTAAPTTSPESATSTPTPSSTPTTPTPQSTTESESTTVTTEPFSTTPETTTAATTSPESATSTPAPSYTPTTPTPRSTTESEGTTVTTEPFSTTQETTAAATTSPESSTTPTPTPGTTFISPTPQSTTESESTTVTTEPFSTAQETTAAATTSTESSTTPTPTPGTTFTSPTPQSTTESESTTLTTEPFSTTQERTAAPTTSPESSTTPTRTPSSMPATPAPQSTTESESTTVTTEPFSTTQETTAAPTTSPEPSTTPTPTPGTTFTIPTTQSTTDSESTSLTTEPFSTTQETTAAATTSPESATSTPTPSSTPTTPTPQSTTESESTTVTTEPFSTAQELTAVATTSTQSSTTPTPTPGTTFISPTPQSTTESESTTATTEPFSTAQETTAAATTSPESSTTPTPTPGTTFTSPSPQSITESESTTLTTKPFSTTQETTAAPTTSPESSTTPTPTPSTMPTTPTPQSTTQSESTTVTSEPFSTTQETTAAATTSPESSTTLTPTPGTTFTSPTPQSTTESESTTVTTEPFSTAQETTAAPTTSPESSTTPTPTPGTTFISPTPQSTTESESTTVTTEPFSTTQETTAAPTTSPESSTTPTPTPSSMPTTPTPQSATESQSTTVTTEPFSTTQETTAAATTSPESSTTLTPTPGTTFTSPTPQSTTESESTTVTTEPFSTAQETTAAGTTSPESSTTPIPTPGTTFTSPRPQITTGSEGTTVTTEHFSTTQETTAAPTTSPESSTTRTATPGTTFTSPSPQSTTESESTTVTTEPFSTTPETTTAATTSPESATSTPTPSSTPTTSTPQSTTESESTTVTTEPFSTTQERTAAPPTLAESSTTLTPTPSSMPTTPTPQSTTESESTTVTTEPFSTAQETTAAATTSPESSTTPTPTPGTTFISPTPQSTTESESTTVTTESFSTTQETTAAPTTSPESSTTPTPTPSSMPTTPTPQSATESESTTVTTEPFITTPETTTAATASPESATSTPTPSSTPTTPTPRSTTESESTTVTTEPFSTTQETTAAPTTSPESTTTPTPTPGTTFISPTPQSTTESESKTVTTQTFSTTQETTAAPTTSPESATSTPTPSSMPATPTPQSTTESESTTVTTEPFSTTQEITAVATTSPESSTTPTPTPGTTFISPTPQSTTESESTTVTTEPFSTIQETTAAATTSPESSTTLTSTPGTTFTSPTPQSTTESESTTLTTEPFSTTEETTAAPTTSPESSTTPTPTPSTMPTTPTAQSTTQSESTTVTTEPFSTTQETTAAPTTSPESSKTPTPTPSSMPATPTLQSTTQSESTTVTTEPFSTTQETTAAATTSPESSTTPTPTPSTMPTTPTPQSTTEPESTTVTTEPFSTAQETTAAGTTSPESSTTPIPTPGTTFIRPTPQSTTESESTTLTTEPFSTTQETTAAPTTSPESSPTPTPTPSSMPATPTLQSTTQSESTTVTTEPFSTTQETTAAATTSPESSPTPTPTPSTMPITPTPQSATESESTTVTTEPFSTTLETTAAATTSPDSSPTPTPTPGTTLTSPSPQSTTESESTTVTTEPFSTTKETTAAPTTSPDSSTTPTATPGTTFTSPSPQSTTESESTTVTTEPFSTTQETTAAPTTSPESSTTPTPTPGTTFISPTPQSTTESESTTVTTEPFSTTQETTAAATTSPESSTTPTSTPGTTFTSPTPQSTTESESTTFTTEPFSTTQETRAAPTTSPESSTTPTPTPSSTPTTPTPQSITEFQSTTLTTEAVVTTLRTTAAATTSVVTEATTTTSICLNGGTRDGDSCICPTGYSGTLCENKDIVCLNEGTWDGIKCICSPLYYGPKCEMVSESLQIDSPPEKVNATVEVKVSVTNKNFTQDLENKSSDAYKDFSETFKKQMDFVYRNIPQYAGINIKKLSQGSIVVDYDVILLTNFTQDYKTELQVIKKSIEETTKKVTNEQGYQGCNETLCFNPSETSVKEPVFHYDPEGQCQQSAKDLKEFFYVEYKNGTPHCINRCMQGFNSSLDCNQGKCQFELDGSRKGPRCYCIITDTHWYRGETCNLSTSKNLVYGLVGALGAVLVVSIVALSVFMYKSQRKVQSQKAKLDQVYKWHEEAGGPSPGTFQNTGFDISQEQEDSLYGNSVYSNFQPSFGHIDPEKKIQIQRPHVVMTTV